The Flammeovirga pectinis genomic interval TAAATCTTCTTTCGTTAACTCAGGATCTTGATCCTCTCCTTTGTAACCCCAAGCTGATACGTAAGTGAATTTATCGTCTTGACGAAGTGCTTCACCCTCTTCAGTTTGTGATTCTTCACGGAAGTGACCTCCACAAGATTCTTCACGGTTATGTGCATCGATTACCATCAACTCACCTAAATCTAAGAAGTCTTCTAAACGTAATGCTTTTTCAAGCGTCATGTTTAACTCTTCATTAGTACCGATTACTTTAAGATCTTTATGGAATTCCTTACGTAGATCTTGAATCAAACCACGAGCTTTTTCTAAACCAGCCTTATTACGAGACATACCACAGTATTCCCACATAATATGACCTAATTTTTTATGAAGATCATCTGGTGTTTGATTACCATTGATAGTTAATACCTTATCAATACGAGCTTTAGCAGCTTTTTCAGCTTCTGCAAATGCAGGGTTATTAATATCAACCTTCTTACCTAATGGTAAAGTTGCAATGTAATCTCCCATTGTGTAAGGAATTACAAAATAACCATCTGCAAGACCTTGCATTAATGCTGAAGCTCCTAATCTGTTTGCACCATGATCAGAGAAGTTAGCCTCTCCCAATGCATACAAACCAGGTACGTTAGTAGATAAGTTATAATCTACCCAAAGACCACCCATTGTGTAGTGAACCGCAGGATAGATCATCATTGGCATTGTATAAGGATCATCATTAGTGATTTGCTTATACATATCGAATAAGTTACCATATTTAGCAGCAATTGTATCTTTACCGTCACGTTTGATCGCATCAGCAAAATCCAAGAATACAGCTAAACCAGTTACACCAACACCTTTTCCTTCGTCACATACCATCTTCGCATTACGAGATGCTACATCACGGGGTACTAAGTTACCAAATGAAGGATATCTTCTTTCTAAGTAATAATCTCTATCTTCCTCAGCAAGCTTTGCAGCATTTTTTGCTAAGATTTTATGATTCTTTTGATCTTTTGGTACCCAAACACGACCATCGTTACGTAGCGATTCTGACATTAATGTCAATTTCGATTGGTATTCACCATGTACAGGAATACATGTAGGGTGAATTTGAGTAAAACAAGGGTTAGCAAATTTAGCCCCTTTCTTATATGCTCTCCATGCTGCAGATGCATTAGATGCCATTGCATTTGTAGAAAGGTAAAATACGTTACCATATCCACCTGTACAAAGCAATACTGCATGACCTGCATGAGAAGCTATCTCACCTGTTATCAAATCACGTGTTACAATACCTTTAGCAGCACCATCAATAGTAACTACATCTAGCATTTCTTTACGTGTGTGCATTTTTACTTTACCAGAAGCTACCATTTTAGATAACGCTGAGTATGCACCTAATAATAATTGTTGACCAGTTTGACCACGAGCATAGAACGTACGAGATACCTGAGCACCACCGAACGAACGGTTATCTAATAACCCACCATAATCACGAGCAAAAGGAACACCTTGAGCCACACATTGGTCAATAATTTCTGTAGAAACTTCAGCTAAACGATGAACGTTTGCTTCACGCGATCTGTAATCTCCACCTTTAATTGTATCGTAAAATAAACGGTAAACTGAGTCACCATCATTTTGATAATTTTTTGCTGCATTAATACCACCTTGAGCTGCAATTGAATGTGCTCTTCTTGGTGAATCTTGAAAACAGTAAGCGTGTACGTTATATCCAAGTTCAGCTAATGTTGCAGCTGCAGAAGCACCTGCTAAACCTGTACCCACTACAATAATATCAAACTTTCTTTTGTTTGATGGGTTAACAAGCTTTACATTAAATTTATGTTGTTCCCATTTCGTAGCCAATGGGCCCGCTGGGATTTTTGATTCTAATGACATTCTATTTTTCTTTTAAATGCTGTTAAAAAAATGATTTCAAATAATGGTTTAAAAGGAATTATCCTCTCAAATACATTACAACTGGAATCAATCCAAATAACACAGGAACTATGATAGAATATGCTTTACCAACAAAAGAAATGATTGGTGTCCATCTTTTACTAGCCCATCCTAAAGTTTGGAAAGCACTAGCAAAGCCATGCCATAAGTGGAATGCAAGAACAAACATACATGCTACATATGCACCTACAATAATAGGGTTAGCATAAGATGCTGCAACAACACTGTAAAGGTCTTTCATAACTACACCGTCATAAGTTACAGTACCAATAGTACCTCTTAATTCGTGCATTACTGCCCAGTATTGTGCTAAGTGAACAACCAAGAAAACTGCAATTACAGTACCTAATACACCCATGTATTTAGAAACTGTTGTACCATCTTTGTTTGTTTGATCGTAAGCTTTATTTCCTCTAGCTTTCTTATTTTGCCTAATTAATGCAATAGCATAAACAATGTGTGCTACGAAGAATAACTTAAATACATTTGCAATTACTTGTACAATAGGATTTGTAGACATAAAATGTGCGTACACATTAAATGCTTCAGCTTTTCCCATAAGTAATGTCATGTTACCAGACACGTGTCCAGCTAAAAATAAGATGAGCAATATTCCAGAAAGAGACATCATGATCTTCTTTCCTATTGAACTGCCCAACGTTTTTCCCCAACTCATAAAATTAACGTTTAGATAAATATTGTGGTGAGATAGTTCTCTCGTTTAATTTGTTGATACAAAATTATACCTCAACTAATCGAGATACAATAATCATAATCAGTTGTTGCTTATTTCGAATAATTCTAAACAAGCTAAATTTAATCACATTTGCTTTGTTTGAAAACACTATACATATACTGTAAATCAGTCATTTAAAAACTTATTTATTAATAATAATAGTTGTAAAAACACTTGTTTAATAATAATGTTTCCAAAAGAACATAACAAAAGTCATCTTTTACACTCATTTAGAATCAAAAAAAATCCCCTTAAAACGTTATTTTCTAAGGGGATTTTTTATATATCAATTTTACATTTAGAGTTTACCACTCCAAACCATATAATCTTTAAATAATTCGATGTTTGGTAATTGATCAAATACACCAAAAACAGTTGATCCAGAACCAGTCATACTAGCGTATCTCGCTCCTAAACCATATAATTGGTCTTTTAACTGTGGTAATACATTATACTTTTCAAATAACCCTTGCTCAAAATCATTATTCACTTTGCCATTCCAGTCTTCTAAATCATTTTCTAAAACATCTTTTAAATTAAATGATAATGGTTGTGGGTTAACGCCTGAATAAGCTTCTTTTGTAGATATATGAATTGATGGATTTACTAGAACAATATATTTATTAGATAGATCTAATGCTATTGATTCAAATAATTCTCCTCTACCCATTACCCAAACGGGTTTATTTTTGATAAAAAAGGGACAATCGCTCCCCATTCTACCTGCATACTCTTCTAATTGTTCATCTGATATTGACAATTTAAAAAGATCATTTAGCATTTTTAATGCGAATGCACCATCCGCTGATCCTCCACCTAAACCAGCTCCAATTGGAATAACTTTATGCAAATGAATTTTGACAGGGGGTATATCAAATTCCTGCTTTAAAATAGAATAAGCCTGAAGACATAAATTACCATCTGTACTACCAGGTATTTCTATTCCTGAGCTTGTAAACTCAAGTTTATCACTAGGTATTATTTCTAATATATCAGTCCATTCAACAGGATAAAAACAAGAGGCAATATCATGAAAACCATCTTCTCTTTTTCCTGTAATAGCCAATCCTATATTGATTTTCGCGTTTGGAAACGAAATCATAATTTCAGCGTTTTTAAAAGTGAGTTACAAGTATAGTTGGAATAACAACTGTATAAAATAATTTTGATCATTATTTCTATTTTACAAACTTCTTATAGAGCCATTTGTTTAATAGAATCCCTATTAATATTACAGCTACCCACTGAGTTACTATTGTTGCATTAGAGTAAACATCAAAGAAATTCCAAACTCCATCTTTAAACCAAGGGTTTTCTGAATATCCTTGCGACATCCACCACCAGATTAAAAACACTCCAATACCAATGTTTAAGTACATTGCAATTTTATAAAAAATAGCAGGAATTATAATACTAGAATCTTTATCAATATACTCCTCCTTAAATTTTCCAACACCATTCTTTTGCACTGCAAAATTTATAAATAGACCTGATATTAATAATCCTAATCCCCAAACCCAATCTTGGTTTGAGAAAAAATTTAATGACATTGCAGAAGGTAAACCAAATACAATACACAACCCACCAGTTATTATACTCGCCTTTGTTCTATTAAACTTCAAATCAGTAAATGTTCTAATACACAACTCTACCATACTTATTAAAGAGCTAAAAGCAGCCATAGTAAACGCAACAAAGAACACTACTCCTAAAACTTCTCCGTAGGGTATTTTAGCAAATAATAAAGGGATAATTGTGAACGTTAATGCTGTATTTCCAGATTGTAAATAAGATATAGCCTGTGCATCTGATGATGCGATTGCAAAAACAGAGGGTAAAATTGCTATTCCAGCTATTAATGAAGCTAGATTATTACCAATCCCACTCACTAAGATATTAAAAGTAACATCTTCTTTATCTCTAGAGTAAGATGCAATTGTTAGCATCAATCCCCATCCTGCTCCTGTACTCCAAGCAGATTGAGTTACTGCTTCTATCCATACCTTAGAGTTAAAAAACAAAGCGGTATCTATATGAAACATATATTCTAATCCTTTAGGACCATTTTCTGTTGATAAAGCTACCGCAGCAACCAATAACATCAAAAATAATAATGATGGAATAAGTATTTTATTAACTTTTTCTAAACC includes:
- a CDS encoding fumarate reductase/succinate dehydrogenase flavoprotein subunit; translation: MSLESKIPAGPLATKWEQHKFNVKLVNPSNKRKFDIIVVGTGLAGASAAATLAELGYNVHAYCFQDSPRRAHSIAAQGGINAAKNYQNDGDSVYRLFYDTIKGGDYRSREANVHRLAEVSTEIIDQCVAQGVPFARDYGGLLDNRSFGGAQVSRTFYARGQTGQQLLLGAYSALSKMVASGKVKMHTRKEMLDVVTIDGAAKGIVTRDLITGEIASHAGHAVLLCTGGYGNVFYLSTNAMASNASAAWRAYKKGAKFANPCFTQIHPTCIPVHGEYQSKLTLMSESLRNDGRVWVPKDQKNHKILAKNAAKLAEEDRDYYLERRYPSFGNLVPRDVASRNAKMVCDEGKGVGVTGLAVFLDFADAIKRDGKDTIAAKYGNLFDMYKQITNDDPYTMPMMIYPAVHYTMGGLWVDYNLSTNVPGLYALGEANFSDHGANRLGASALMQGLADGYFVIPYTMGDYIATLPLGKKVDINNPAFAEAEKAAKARIDKVLTINGNQTPDDLHKKLGHIMWEYCGMSRNKAGLEKARGLIQDLRKEFHKDLKVIGTNEELNMTLEKALRLEDFLDLGELMVIDAHNREESCGGHFREESQTEEGEALRQDDKFTYVSAWGYKGEDQDPELTKEDLVFENVKLTQRSYK
- a CDS encoding succinate dehydrogenase cytochrome b subunit — protein: MSWGKTLGSSIGKKIMMSLSGILLILFLAGHVSGNMTLLMGKAEAFNVYAHFMSTNPIVQVIANVFKLFFVAHIVYAIALIRQNKKARGNKAYDQTNKDGTTVSKYMGVLGTVIAVFLVVHLAQYWAVMHELRGTIGTVTYDGVVMKDLYSVVAASYANPIIVGAYVACMFVLAFHLWHGFASAFQTLGWASKRWTPIISFVGKAYSIIVPVLFGLIPVVMYLRG
- the ispE gene encoding 4-(cytidine 5'-diphospho)-2-C-methyl-D-erythritol kinase, with translation MISFPNAKINIGLAITGKREDGFHDIASCFYPVEWTDILEIIPSDKLEFTSSGIEIPGSTDGNLCLQAYSILKQEFDIPPVKIHLHKVIPIGAGLGGGSADGAFALKMLNDLFKLSISDEQLEEYAGRMGSDCPFFIKNKPVWVMGRGELFESIALDLSNKYIVLVNPSIHISTKEAYSGVNPQPLSFNLKDVLENDLEDWNGKVNNDFEQGLFEKYNVLPQLKDQLYGLGARYASMTGSGSTVFGVFDQLPNIELFKDYMVWSGKL
- a CDS encoding sodium-dependent transporter, producing the protein MSVQEKGEQFSSKWGVILASLGMAIGAGNLWRFPRLAGQYGGTFIILWFLFLFIWSIPILLSEFSIGKKFKHGVISSFAQAAGKKYTWMGFFITLCTLGITFYYSVVTAWGLRYVGLSTSLLTDKKALEGLNQDFLEVYWQSISTGSYLTVGIHIGVVIFAVFMLYKGIQQGLEKVNKILIPSLLFLMLLVAAVALSTENGPKGLEYMFHIDTALFFNSKVWIEAVTQSAWSTGAGWGLMLTIASYSRDKEDVTFNILVSGIGNNLASLIAGIAILPSVFAIASSDAQAISYLQSGNTALTFTIIPLLFAKIPYGEVLGVVFFVAFTMAAFSSLISMVELCIRTFTDLKFNRTKASIITGGLCIVFGLPSAMSLNFFSNQDWVWGLGLLISGLFINFAVQKNGVGKFKEEYIDKDSSIIIPAIFYKIAMYLNIGIGVFLIWWWMSQGYSENPWFKDGVWNFFDVYSNATIVTQWVAVILIGILLNKWLYKKFVK